The Burkholderiales bacterium genomic sequence CAGCAGCTGGAGCATTTCCTTGGTGCGGTTCACAATCCACACTACTTTGCCCTGCCACTCTAAATCGAGCTTGGCGCCTGGCTCGATTTTGCCGATATCCACTTCCACTGGCGCGCCGATGGCGAGCGCCCGCTGGCTCGGCAGCATGGACACCACGAACGGAACAGCGGCGGCGGCTGTCGCCACCCCTCCCGCTACCGTAGTGGCGGCGATAAGAAAGCGCCGTTTGCCGCGATCCACCTGATTGCTATCGGTCATTCAACGCTTCCCTGTCGCGGAGACTAAAAATCCGATTATTTTACCTGAATCGAAAAGGAAACTTAAATCCCTTGACGCTAAAACAGGATGGAGGAGCCTGGAAAAAATACTTTGAATTAGTGAGTTACAACAACTCCTGTCGAAATATTTAGTAAGTGTGCGCACACAAAAACGCAAGTCGCCTCCGGGCACGGCGAATGTTAAAATGCGAGGCAAAAATTGTTTCAGGTTAACAAGTTAATTGACTCTGACCCCATTTATGCTTCGGAACGCTTTCTTCCTCCATCCTAGGTGGAAAGTAAGCACAATGGGTTCTAATCCTGCGGTCCAGCGGATCCGCCTATGGCGGTCGCTGGCCTTGACCGTTAGGCCGCATCAGCACAAGAAAGGAAACCAACAATGACCGGGTATATTGAAAGCAACCTCATCAGGGACGAACACATAGTCTATGAAACCAAGCTGCACTGGATAACCTTCGTTTCGCTGAAGGCTCTGCTGACGCTCTTTATTGCTCCACTCATTGCCCGCGCCACCAGCGAGTTCGCCATCACCAACAAACGCGTCGTCATCAAGGTGGGGCTCATCTCCAGGCACACGCTTGAGATGAACCTTTCGAAGGTTGAGTCCGTAGGTGTGGATCAGGGCATCTGGGGGCGAACCCTCGGGTATGGCTCCATAACCGTCATCGGCACCGGCGGAACGAGGGAGCTATTCCCCTACATTGCCAATCCGGTGGAGTTCAGGAAGCAATTTCAACAACTGCAAGCATAGCGGGAGTCTGTATCCGCATGCTGCGCCGGCAATCTTCTCCGGCAAAACAAAGCTTGCCCAAGTATTCCCTTTTATGAAGAAGCTTTTTGCGCGATAATTACGCGCTTAACTTAACCCACGACCCCAGCAAATGCGCAAACTTTGGCTGATCTTTGCCCAGACCGCGACCGTCTGCCTGGCGGTGGTGTTCGTGGTCACCACGCTTAAACCGGAATTGCTGCCCGCCGGCTGGCGCGGCGGCAACGTAGTGTCGTTCAGGGAAGCGGCGCCGGACGTCACGACGAAAAAAATCAACTCCTACAGTGACGCGGCGAAAAAAGCCATGCCCTCGGTGGTGAACATTTTCACCAGCAAGGAAGTGCGCGTGCCGCGCCACCCGCTGATGGATGATCCGTTATTCCGGCATTTCTTCGGCGACCGTGGCGACGAAAAGCGTCGTAGCACGAGCCTCGGCTCGGGGGTAATCGTCAGCCCGCAAGGCTACATTCTCACCAATCATCACGTGGTGAGGGCCGCGGAGGAAATCGAAATCCTGCTGGCCGACGGCAGAAAAACTACTGCGCGCATTGTCGGCGCCGACCCGGAGACCGACCTCGCGGTGTTGAAAGTGGACATGAAGAGCCTGCCGGCGATTACCTTCGGCCGTTCCGAAGAAGCGAGCGTCGGCGACGTGGTGCTGGCCATCGGCAATCCCTTTGGCGTGGGGCAGACCGTGACTATGGGCATCGTAAGCGCCATCGGCCGCAACCATCTCGGCATCAACACCTTTGAAAACTTCATCCAGACCGACGCCGCGATCAATCCCGGCAATTCCGGCGGGGCGCTGGTGGACGCTTCCGGCAACCTCATCGGCGTCAACAGCGCGATCTATTCGCGTACCGGCGGATCATTGGGCATCGGCTTTGCCATTCCCACCAGCGTCGCCAAGCAGGTGTTGGAGCAAATCATCAGGAGCGGCGGCGTCACTCGTGGCTGGATCGGCGTTGAAGCGCAGGATCTTTCCAAGGAATTGGCGGAATCGTTCAAGCTGGCCAATACCAATGGCGCGTTGATTGCCGGCGTGTTGCGCAACAGCCCGGCGGACAAGGCGGGCGTGAAGCCTGGCGACATCCTGCTCGCAGTGGAAGGTAAACCCGTCTCGGATTCCTTAAGCATGCTCAACCTGATCGCGGCGCTGCCGCCGGGCAGGCCGGCCGCGTTCACCCTGATCCGTAATCAGACCGAGGTGCAGCTCAAAATCACCGTGGGCAAGCGGCCCATGCCCGCAGTGCAGGATTTCGACGAGGAAGACGAAGAGGAATAAGGTAACGGGCAGCACGCCCCTCCTATTCCGCGCGCCCGCCATCCTCGGCTTGGTAGTTTTCCGCCGTTCCCGCCGGCTTGACTACCAGCTTCGCCACCACGATGCCCAGTTCATAAAGCAACCACATCGGCACGGCGAGCATGATTTGCGACACCACGTCGGGCGGGGTGAAAATCGCGCCGATGATGAAAGCGCCGACGATGACATAAGGGCGCACTTCCTTCAACTGGGCAATGCTCACGACGCCCACTCTCACCAGCAGCACCACCGCCACCGGCACTTCAAAAGTAATCCCAAAAGCCATGAACATGGTGAGCACGAAATCCAGATACTTGCCGATATCGGTCATCACCGCCACGCCTTGCGGCGCGACGCCGACGATGAAACCGAATACCAGAGGGAAAACCAGGAAATAGGCGAACGCCATGCCGCAGATAAAGAGCAGCGTGCTGGTGAAAATCAGCGGGCCAACCAGGCGTTTTTCGTGGGCATAAAGTCCCGGCGCGACGAAAGCCCACATCTGGTAAAGCACGAAGGGAAGCGCGACGACGAACGCTGCGAGCATCGTTACCTTCATCGGCACAAAAAACGCGGAGGCCACCTCGGTCGCGATCATTTGTCCGCCCTGGGGCAGCGCCGCCAGCATGGGTTTGGCCAGCAAGGCGTAAATATCTTTCGACCAGGGAAACATGCAGAAAAACACCATCGCGACAGCCCCAATCGATTTCAGCAGGCGGTCGCGCAGTTCGATCAGGTGTGAAATAAAAGTATCGGCGGTGGCCATTGTCGGCGCAAGCTTCGGGATTAATCGGGCGCTCAGGGTTGCTTGGGTTGCGGCGCGACCGCGCCGGTTTGGGTTGGGGAGGAGTCGCCCGTCTTCCCCGCATCACTGGCGATGGCGTTCACCTGCGATTCTGCCGCGTGCGCTTCCTGGTTGATGGATTGCTGGATGTTGCGCGCCGTTTCCTGCATGCTGGACTGGAGTTTTTTCAGCTCATCCATCTGCATTTCACGGTCGATGTCGGCTTTCACTTCCGCCACATAGCGCTGCAAACGCCCGAACAGATGCCCCAGCGTTCGCGCCACTTTGGGCAGCCGCTCGGGGCCGATGACGATGAGCGCCACCACGGCGATCACCAGGATTTCAGAAAAACCGACATCAAACATGAGGAGTGAATGAGTGAAGAAGTGAAGGAGTGAAGGAGCGAAGAGTGTAGAAAAATGCCGGTTTTGCAGCTTTTTCTTACTTCTTCACCTTTTCACTTCATTCACCTCATTCACGCTTTAGTTTGGGTTTTATCGGTCACTTCGCCTTCGATGGTTTTGCCTGTTGCCGGCGGCTGCGCGGGCTTGTCTTCTTCAGCATTGCCGCGCATGCCGTCTTTGAAACCCTTCACGGCGTTGCCGAGATCGGTGCCCATGTTACGCAGCTTCTTGGTGCCGAAAATCAAGAGCACGATAAGCAAAACAATCAGCCAATGCCAAATGCTTAATGAGCCCATGTTTAACTCCTAATAAAATTCATGCCGGCTTGGGACGGTACAGCATTTGCGGCAATACTTCCGGCCCACCGATAACGTGGATGTGCAAATGCAACACGTCCTGCCGCGCCACTCTTCCGGTATTGATGATGGTGCGGAAACCATCTTTGCATCCTTGTTGTTTGGCGAGCTTCGGTGCCAGCACCATGAGTTTCCCCAACACATCGCTGTGCATCTCGCTGACATGCGCAAGCGAATCCACATGCTGCTTCGGGATAAGCATGAAATGCACCGGTGCCAACGGGTTGATGTCGTGAAAGGCAAGAACCTCGTCGTCCTCGTACACCTTCTTGCTTGGGATTTCCCCTCTCGCGATCTTGCAAAAAATGCAGTTGTCCATTCATTTTCCGTTTCCGTATTCCCGTGGCTTGCCTTTTTTGCGTGTCGCTTTCTCCTCCAATCCCGAAACGCCTTCACGCCGTTCCAATTCCTTGAGTACGTCATCCGGCTTCAAGCCGAAGTAGGTCAACATCACCAAGCAGTGAAACCACAGATCAGCGGTTTCTTTCACAATCTGTAGTTTATCACCGTCTTGCGCCGCGAGCAGGGTCTCGGAAGCCTCCTCGCCAATTTTTTTCAATATGGCGTCGGCCCCGCCGGCATAAAGTTTTGCCACATAGGAGCTGTCCGGGCTCGCGTTCTTTCGGCTCTCCAGCGTTTTGGCCAGGCGTTGCAGTATCGCGTCGCTCATTCCTTATATATCTCTTTCGGGTCCTTGATCACCGGATCTGTCACCACCCATTTGCCGTCATGCAGTTTGTGAAAAAAACAATTGTGTCTGCCGGTATGGCAGGCAATGCCGCCCACCTGTTCCACTGTCAGCAACAACACATCCTGGTCGCAATCGAGGCGGATTTCCTTCACTTTTTGCACATGGCCGGACCCCTCACCCTTGCGCCACAGTTTCTTGCGCGAGCGCGACCAGTACACCCCTTCACCGCTTTTTACAGTGCGTTGCAGGGCTTCACGGTTCATCCAGGCAAACATCAGCACCTTGCCGCTGCCTGTTTCCTGAACCACTACCGGAACCAGACCATCCTGCGTCCAGTTTACTTGGTTTAACCAGGTGTCCGCCATGTTCATAACCTGACTTCGATATGGTGCCTGGCCATGTATTCCTTGGCCTCGCGCACCGTGAATTCGCCATAGTGGAAAATGCTCGCCG encodes the following:
- a CDS encoding PH domain-containing protein, translating into MTGYIESNLIRDEHIVYETKLHWITFVSLKALLTLFIAPLIARATSEFAITNKRVVIKVGLISRHTLEMNLSKVESVGVDQGIWGRTLGYGSITVIGTGGTRELFPYIANPVEFRKQFQQLQA
- a CDS encoding Do family serine endopeptidase, whose translation is MRKLWLIFAQTATVCLAVVFVVTTLKPELLPAGWRGGNVVSFREAAPDVTTKKINSYSDAAKKAMPSVVNIFTSKEVRVPRHPLMDDPLFRHFFGDRGDEKRRSTSLGSGVIVSPQGYILTNHHVVRAAEEIEILLADGRKTTARIVGADPETDLAVLKVDMKSLPAITFGRSEEASVGDVVLAIGNPFGVGQTVTMGIVSAIGRNHLGINTFENFIQTDAAINPGNSGGALVDASGNLIGVNSAIYSRTGGSLGIGFAIPTSVAKQVLEQIIRSGGVTRGWIGVEAQDLSKELAESFKLANTNGALIAGVLRNSPADKAGVKPGDILLAVEGKPVSDSLSMLNLIAALPPGRPAAFTLIRNQTEVQLKITVGKRPMPAVQDFDEEDEEE
- the tatC gene encoding twin-arginine translocase subunit TatC — its product is MATADTFISHLIELRDRLLKSIGAVAMVFFCMFPWSKDIYALLAKPMLAALPQGGQMIATEVASAFFVPMKVTMLAAFVVALPFVLYQMWAFVAPGLYAHEKRLVGPLIFTSTLLFICGMAFAYFLVFPLVFGFIVGVAPQGVAVMTDIGKYLDFVLTMFMAFGITFEVPVAVVLLVRVGVVSIAQLKEVRPYVIVGAFIIGAIFTPPDVVSQIMLAVPMWLLYELGIVVAKLVVKPAGTAENYQAEDGGRAE
- the tatA gene encoding Sec-independent protein translocase subunit TatA, with the protein product MGSLSIWHWLIVLLIVLLIFGTKKLRNMGTDLGNAVKGFKDGMRGNAEEDKPAQPPATGKTIEGEVTDKTQTKA
- a CDS encoding histidine triad nucleotide-binding protein, giving the protein MDNCIFCKIARGEIPSKKVYEDDEVLAFHDINPLAPVHFMLIPKQHVDSLAHVSEMHSDVLGKLMVLAPKLAKQQGCKDGFRTIINTGRVARQDVLHLHIHVIGGPEVLPQMLYRPKPA
- a CDS encoding phosphoribosyl-ATP diphosphatase; this translates as MSDAILQRLAKTLESRKNASPDSSYVAKLYAGGADAILKKIGEEASETLLAAQDGDKLQIVKETADLWFHCLVMLTYFGLKPDDVLKELERREGVSGLEEKATRKKGKPREYGNGK
- the hisI gene encoding phosphoribosyl-AMP cyclohydrolase codes for the protein MADTWLNQVNWTQDGLVPVVVQETGSGKVLMFAWMNREALQRTVKSGEGVYWSRSRKKLWRKGEGSGHVQKVKEIRLDCDQDVLLLTVEQVGGIACHTGRHNCFFHKLHDGKWVVTDPVIKDPKEIYKE